Genomic DNA from Candidatus Methylomirabilota bacterium:
CGCGCCGTCCCAGTCGCTCCAGCTCCTGCACCAGGCGATCCTTGAGGGCGAGCAGGTGCTGGACGTCGGCGACCGCGTAGCGCTCCTGGGCCTCCGTGAGCGGCCGCAGCGACCAGTCGTCCTTTTGGCGCGAGGGTGGCAGCTCCACGCCCAGATACTCGCGCAGAAGCACGTCGAGGCCGAGGGCGCGGCCGCCCAGGAAGCGCGCCGCCAGCGAGGTGTCGAAGATCGCGCCGAAGACGAACCGGAAGCGGCGCTTGAGGTGGGCGAGGTCGTTGTCGCCCGCGTGCAGGACGACCAGGGGCGACGGCCCCGCGAAGAGCGGCGCCAGCGCGGACAGATCGGCGATCGCCAGCGGGTCGACCAGCCAGGCCTCCCCCGTGCGATCGCCGATCTGGATCAGGGCCAGACGCTCGGGGTAGTGGTGCAGGCTGTCGCCCTCGGTGTCGACAGCGATTTCGGACGACTCGCGCAGGCGTCGCGCGAGGCGCTCGAGGTCGGACCCCGTCCGGATCCAGAGTGGCGCGGCGGTCAGGTCTCTTGGGAAAGGACGGCCTGCTCGAGCCGCTGGAAGCGGCGCCGGAGCGGCTCCAGGCCTTCCTCGTGGGTGATGACGTAGAGCCGGTTCTCGCGGACGGCGGCGATCGCCATCGCGGCCACGGTCTCGGGCGCCAGCGTGCGCCCCATCAGGTCGACCGGCTCGGCGGCGCCCGGCGCCTCGTTGCGGAGGGCCGGCGGCCGGTTCCGCTCGCTGGCGCTGATCTGCGTCGCCACGCCCATGGGGCAGAGGACGGAGACGCCGATGCCGTAGGACCGGAGGTCCTTGGCCAGCGTCTCGGAGAGACCCACGACGGCATACTTGGAGGCGTTGTAGACGCCGAGGCCCTGGCTGGCGACCAGCCCCGCCATCGACGCGGTGTTGAGGATGTGGCCTCCCTCGCCCTGGGCGATCATACGAGGCAGGAACGCCTCGAGGCCGTGGATGACGCCCCAGAGGTTGACGGCGAGGACCCACTGCCAGTCACGGTGGGTCGCGGCCTCGAGACCGCCCCAGACGGCCACGCCCGCATTGTTGCAGAGGATGTGAACGCGCCCGAAGGCGCCCACGGCACGGTCGGCGAGCGCCTGCACCTGCGCGCGATCGCTGACGTCGGCGCGAACGGCGAGTGCTTGGCCGCCGCGCGAGCGGATCGCCTCCACGGTGGCGGCCATCCCACGCTCGTCGAGATCCGCGACGACGACCCTGACGCCCTCCCCCGCGAGGCCCGCAGCGAGCGCGCGGCCGATGCCGCTGGCGCCGCCGGTGACGACGCCGACCTTGCCCCTGAGCGGTTCGACCAGGATCCCTCCTCGCTCGTCCCGTCGTCCGAGCGCGGCTCAGTTCGCGCGGCGGGACGTGCCCTCCAGCAGGGGTCGGAGCACCGTCTCCAGGCGATCCATGTCCGCCGGCTTGCGCAGAAAGGCGATGAAGCCCGCCGCCTCGGCCCTGAGTAAGGTATCCGGGCTCATGTCGCCGGTCAACGCGACGATGGGCACGGCGGCGCCGGACGGCAGCTCGCGCAGTCGCTCGGCGAAATCGAACCCTCCCATGCCCCGCAGACGCAGGTCGAGCAGCACCACGCTGGGCCGGGTCCGCCGGGCCAGCTCGAGCCCGGTCTCGCCCGATTCCGTCATCACTACGCGCGCCTCGGGAAAGAGCGTGGTGAGGTACTCGCCGAGGGCGTGGCGGGTATCGGCGTCATCCTCGACGATGAGGATCGAGCGCATCACCTCTGAGTGTACTCCGCCACGCCAGCCCGCTGATGCGCTGCGTCAGCGACGGGGGCCGCGTGCCGAGGGCGGCATGGTAGGATGCGCCCGCCAGTCCGAGGGAGGTCATGTCGAAAGAGCTCGCGGTCGTCCACCACGCCGACCGGCGAACCGACGTGGTGATGCCCTACGCGCCGGGAATCATCGTCCGCCGCGGCCATCTCGTCTTCCTCTCCGGCGTCACCGCCGCGCCCGTCTATCACAGCCATCCGCACCGCGACGAGGAGTTCGATCTGCCGTCCACCATGAAGGAGCAGGCGAGCCTGACGATGGAAAATCTCAAGAAAACCCTGGAGGCGGCGGGGTGCACGCTGGCCGACCTCGTCGCCGCCACGCGTTACCTCACCGACGTCGCCGAGCAGGACGATCTCAACCGCGTGTGGGCGCAGTACCTGCGCGGCCACCTGCCGACCACGACGACCGTGGAAGTTTCGCGCCTGGCGACGCACGCGCGCTGCAAGCTCGAGATCAGCGCCATCGCCGTCACCGGCGGGCCCGGCCGGGCCCGTCGAGGGACGCGCGCGGCGGCGCGGGCCGAGGCGGCCCGGCCGCCGCGTCGAGGGCCCCGACGCTGATGGCGACGCTGGGATTCGTGGGGCTGGGCGCCATGGGCAGCCGACTGGCCCGGCGCCTGATGGCCGCCGGCCACCAGGTGGTCGGCTACAACCGCACGCCCGAGAAGGCGCGTGATCTGGTGGCGGCCGGCCTGCGCCTGGAGAAGTCGCCACGCGCCGTCACCGAGGCATCGGAGGCCGTCTTCAGCATGGTGACCGACAACGCCGCGCTGCGCGCGGTCGCCCTCGGCAGCGAGGGCATCGTGGCCGGGCTCAAGCCCGGCGGTGTCTTCGTCGAGATGAGCACCGTGAGCCCGGCCGTCGTGCGCGAGATCGGCGAGGCGGTGGCCGCCCGCGGGGCGGCGATGCTCGACGCGCCGGT
This window encodes:
- a CDS encoding SDR family NAD(P)-dependent oxidoreductase, with amino-acid sequence MLVEPLRGKVGVVTGGASGIGRALAAGLAGEGVRVVVADLDERGMAATVEAIRSRGGQALAVRADVSDRAQVQALADRAVGAFGRVHILCNNAGVAVWGGLEAATHRDWQWVLAVNLWGVIHGLEAFLPRMIAQGEGGHILNTASMAGLVASQGLGVYNASKYAVVGLSETLAKDLRSYGIGVSVLCPMGVATQISASERNRPPALRNEAPGAAEPVDLMGRTLAPETVAAMAIAAVRENRLYVITHEEGLEPLRRRFQRLEQAVLSQET
- a CDS encoding RidA family protein, with amino-acid sequence MSKELAVVHHADRRTDVVMPYAPGIIVRRGHLVFLSGVTAAPVYHSHPHRDEEFDLPSTMKEQASLTMENLKKTLEAAGCTLADLVAATRYLTDVAEQDDLNRVWAQYLRGHLPTTTTVEVSRLATHARCKLEISAIAVTGGPGRARRGTRAAARAEAARPPRRGPRR
- a CDS encoding response regulator is translated as MRSILIVEDDADTRHALGEYLTTLFPEARVVMTESGETGLELARRTRPSVVLLDLRLRGMGGFDFAERLRELPSGAAVPIVALTGDMSPDTLLRAEAAGFIAFLRKPADMDRLETVLRPLLEGTSRRAN